From the genome of Pelobacter propionicus DSM 2379, one region includes:
- a CDS encoding lipopolysaccharide biosynthesis protein encodes MTFHDKIIKDLTRYVPQVILPAILAFISVPIYTKLFDPSAYGNLYIAKAALNLLDRCSNWIGASLTRYYNEYIKTQSLSEMLTSIIKANVLLAALTTIPMLLLLKMMQLDSELKRLLQIGIVLFAFTPTGNVLRNTLRMERRINLHTIFIVSRNVFSFILSLVLIYKLKLGIESILLGELMVVVAILPFLWNTALSSNFNISSKLNINIISRFFKYGAPLTISIVGLWLLDFSDRYIIKYLLGSHAVGVYSACYNITWNSLFMLVHLFYMMEEPLAMKIYAQEGADALKGFIACEVRLFLILIVPCIFFLCVYSDTIFSFMVSAKYQSGASLVPYVSLSVLVAGIIYKYKLGIMAMEKTRSLMYIVIAAGIFNVILNIILVPFYGIIGAAAGTLVAYTIYLSMIIIATKRIFPWQFPIISLVRIAFCGMIPATLSWIALSRSAFLPLHILIAMLYPLIYIYLLIATNETSKSDIKSTLSVLTASMRA; translated from the coding sequence ATGACCTTTCATGACAAGATAATAAAAGATTTAACTAGGTACGTTCCGCAAGTAATACTACCTGCGATATTGGCCTTCATTTCTGTGCCAATATACACTAAGTTGTTTGATCCATCTGCATATGGTAATCTATACATAGCTAAAGCCGCTTTAAACTTACTAGACCGTTGTAGCAATTGGATTGGCGCATCATTAACCCGCTATTATAACGAATACATAAAGACCCAGTCATTGAGTGAAATGCTGACAAGTATTATAAAGGCTAACGTATTACTTGCAGCTCTCACAACCATACCAATGCTTCTTTTGCTAAAGATGATGCAATTGGATAGCGAATTAAAGCGGCTTCTCCAGATTGGCATTGTGTTGTTTGCTTTTACACCAACGGGAAACGTATTGCGAAACACACTAAGGATGGAAAGAAGAATTAATCTACACACCATTTTTATAGTTTCTAGAAATGTTTTTTCCTTCATACTATCTTTGGTGCTAATTTATAAACTTAAGTTGGGAATTGAGTCTATTCTTTTGGGTGAGCTAATGGTTGTTGTTGCAATACTGCCTTTCTTATGGAATACAGCGCTTTCAAGCAACTTCAACATCTCCTCTAAATTAAATATCAATATAATAAGTCGATTTTTCAAATACGGTGCTCCACTTACAATAAGCATAGTTGGTTTATGGCTTCTTGATTTTTCAGACAGATATATTATTAAGTATTTACTCGGCAGTCATGCTGTTGGTGTATATTCTGCTTGTTACAATATAACTTGGAACTCTCTTTTTATGTTAGTGCATTTGTTTTATATGATGGAAGAGCCTTTGGCAATGAAAATATATGCCCAGGAAGGCGCAGATGCCTTAAAAGGGTTTATTGCATGCGAAGTGAGATTGTTTTTAATACTTATAGTACCTTGCATTTTTTTCTTATGCGTTTATTCTGATACTATATTCTCTTTTATGGTTTCAGCAAAGTACCAGAGTGGTGCATCATTAGTTCCCTATGTTTCATTGAGCGTACTTGTTGCCGGAATTATTTATAAATATAAATTAGGCATCATGGCAATGGAAAAGACAAGATCACTTATGTATATTGTTATTGCAGCAGGCATATTCAACGTCATTTTGAATATCATCCTCGTACCTTTTTATGGAATTATTGGAGCAGCTGCCGGCACGCTAGTAGCATACACAATCTACCTTTCAATGATTATTATTGCCACAAAGCGGATATTTCCGTGGCAATTTCCAATTATTTCATTAGTAAGAATAGCATTTTGCGGAATGATTCCTGCCACTTTATCATGGATCGCCTTAAGCAGGAGCGCTTTTTTACCATTGCACATACTGATTGCTATGCTATACCCACTTATATATATATATTTACTTATTGCAACGAACGAGACCAGCAAGTCTGATATCAAATCAACTTTATCCGTTCTTACCGCAAGCATGAGAGCTTGA
- the nadE gene encoding NAD(+) synthase: MNGTVHHLREALRLNPDNEASRISREIREMMLGQIKRRGLVVGLSGGIDSSVTAALAVKALGQDRVLGLLMPERNSSGDSLHLGKMVAGYLGIETVTEEITNILEVVGFYQKYDSAVCRVIPEYGRGWKSKIVISNALKQHSYASFYIVAQPKEGAVIKKRLSLEPYLEIVAATNFKQRIRKMLEYYHADRLNYAVAGTPNRLEYDQGFFVKLGDGAADIKPIAHLYKSQVYQLAEYFGIPEEIRQRKPTTDTYSLEQGQDEFFFTLPYDQMDLCLFGKNNSVPAGDIANALGMPEQHIEIIYKDIDTKRATTRYLHLSALVMENGILSYTA, encoded by the coding sequence ATGAATGGAACGGTGCACCATTTGCGTGAGGCATTGCGCCTGAACCCGGACAATGAAGCGTCGAGGATCAGTCGCGAAATTCGTGAGATGATGCTGGGCCAGATAAAAAGGCGCGGCCTGGTCGTTGGGCTCTCCGGCGGAATCGACAGCAGCGTCACAGCGGCGCTTGCCGTGAAGGCCCTGGGGCAGGACAGGGTTCTGGGGTTACTGATGCCTGAGCGAAATTCGTCCGGAGATTCCTTGCATCTTGGCAAGATGGTGGCTGGCTATCTCGGCATAGAGACAGTTACGGAAGAGATTACCAACATACTTGAGGTAGTTGGGTTCTATCAAAAGTACGATTCAGCTGTTTGCCGGGTAATACCCGAATACGGCAGGGGGTGGAAATCCAAAATAGTAATATCAAACGCTCTGAAGCAACATTCCTATGCATCATTTTATATTGTTGCCCAGCCCAAAGAAGGGGCGGTTATCAAGAAACGCCTGTCCCTTGAGCCTTATCTGGAAATTGTCGCCGCGACAAACTTTAAACAACGCATACGAAAAATGCTGGAGTACTACCATGCCGATCGTCTGAACTACGCCGTTGCGGGCACACCGAACCGTCTGGAGTATGATCAGGGATTTTTTGTAAAACTTGGTGACGGAGCTGCTGACATAAAACCGATTGCGCACCTGTACAAGTCACAGGTTTACCAGCTTGCAGAATACTTCGGCATACCGGAAGAGATCAGGCAGCGGAAACCGACCACGGATACCTATTCTCTGGAGCAGGGGCAGGATGAATTCTTTTTTACGCTCCCCTATGATCAGATGGATCTCTGTCTATTTGGCAAGAACAATTCCGTTCCAGCCGGGGACATTGCCAACGCACTCGGCATGCCAGAGCAACACATTGAAATTATTTATAAAGATATCGACACAAAACGCGCCACCACGCGTTACCTCCATCTTTCAGCGCTAGTGATGGAAAATGGTATACTTTCATACACAGCTTGA
- a CDS encoding acyltransferase gives MMALQKRLLGKLAMIAPGGYSLRPWLHRKRGVQIGSNVWISQYVYIDELHPENVIIKDNVIIGLRCTIFSHFYLGGYRSAEKSGKVVIEKNVYIGPGCIILNDVTIGEGAVVTAGSVVTKNVPPGILYGHSPCAPLAQITHPLIHDGNVDYRHFLFGLRKYNDESGPHRPKL, from the coding sequence ATGATGGCACTTCAGAAGCGATTGCTCGGCAAGCTTGCCATGATTGCTCCAGGCGGGTATTCGCTGCGTCCCTGGCTGCACAGAAAGCGGGGTGTTCAGATCGGTTCCAACGTCTGGATAAGCCAGTATGTGTATATAGATGAGCTCCATCCCGAAAATGTAATTATTAAGGATAATGTCATAATAGGCCTCAGGTGTACCATATTTTCTCATTTTTATCTGGGAGGATACAGGTCTGCGGAAAAATCAGGAAAAGTGGTTATAGAGAAGAATGTGTACATCGGTCCCGGCTGTATCATTTTAAATGACGTGACGATCGGGGAAGGAGCAGTGGTAACTGCCGGAAGCGTCGTAACCAAAAATGTGCCTCCCGGAATCCTGTATGGGCACTCGCCCTGTGCTCCTTTGGCACAGATAACACATCCACTGATACATGACGGCAATGTGGATTACCGGCATTTTCTGTTTGGTCTGAGAAAGTACAACGATGAATCCGGGCCGCATAGGCCGAAATTGTGA
- a CDS encoding glycosyltransferase: MNFKVLILCPSFHEKGGVTYYYSLVSKHFNSTAVDIDLYHTGKSGKNCTWLAGAYKTLKDLFLLLKIIPDYDLVFLNPSLDAKAVIRDGIYHLISKRLLNKKTLVLFHGWDPSFEHIISSYGKYVFRFVFNFDKALVLASQFKNCLVRWGFSPSSISLETTVFEQNTLTNNNDIFKLLFLSRFTKDKGGLEAIITASILAHEFPAVKLYMAGDGEQMPELRQYVTQHNLDSIVTFTGWIDNQAKWDLLNMCGIMIFPTKHGEGLPICIIEGMGAGLSIVTRPVGGIPDLMKDGENGFLVETSDPADFACKVKFLFENKKIWNRIMINNRALAVQKCEIRNVVKRLENYLLELLA, translated from the coding sequence ATGAATTTCAAGGTACTCATACTTTGCCCCTCATTCCATGAAAAAGGTGGAGTAACTTACTATTACTCTCTTGTCAGTAAGCATTTTAATTCCACAGCAGTTGATATTGATTTATATCACACTGGAAAATCAGGTAAAAATTGCACGTGGCTTGCCGGGGCCTATAAAACATTAAAAGACTTGTTTTTGTTATTGAAGATAATTCCTGATTATGACCTAGTTTTTCTTAACCCGTCACTTGATGCCAAGGCTGTAATCAGGGATGGAATATACCATTTGATTTCCAAGAGATTACTCAATAAGAAAACACTTGTACTATTCCACGGATGGGATCCTAGTTTTGAGCACATTATAAGCTCATATGGTAAATATGTATTTAGGTTTGTATTCAACTTTGATAAGGCATTGGTCCTTGCCAGCCAATTTAAAAACTGCCTTGTTCGGTGGGGTTTTTCCCCTAGTAGTATTAGCCTTGAAACAACGGTATTCGAGCAAAATACACTCACAAACAATAATGACATTTTTAAACTTCTCTTTCTTTCAAGATTTACTAAGGACAAAGGAGGGCTTGAAGCCATAATAACAGCTTCCATTTTGGCACACGAATTTCCTGCTGTAAAATTATACATGGCTGGAGATGGCGAACAAATGCCTGAATTGCGGCAGTACGTAACCCAACACAACCTTGATTCCATTGTCACCTTTACCGGATGGATTGATAATCAGGCCAAATGGGATTTATTAAATATGTGTGGTATCATGATCTTTCCAACAAAACATGGTGAAGGACTGCCTATATGTATAATAGAGGGAATGGGAGCTGGTTTGTCAATTGTGACAAGACCAGTTGGAGGAATACCTGACCTCATGAAAGATGGAGAGAATGGTTTTCTTGTAGAAACAAGCGATCCAGCTGACTTTGCATGTAAAGTTAAATTTTTATTCGAGAACAAGAAAATCTGGAATCGTATAATGATCAATAACAGGGCGCTAGCAGTACAAAAATGTGAAATTAGAAATGTCGTAAAGAGGTTGGAAAATTATTTGCTTGAACTGCTGGCATAA
- a CDS encoding polysaccharide deacetylase family protein, with amino-acid sequence MNQRLVNSYYQIKPYIPRSLQIMIRSRVTLLKKWVYRNTWPIDRDAARTPATWSGWPEESHFALVLTHDVDTVTGQDKCGELAEIEKCLGFRSSFNFVITNKVSHELRNLLEKDGFEVGIHGLWHDRSLYKSRGDFDYQAGIINTYLKKWGSVGFRSPSMHHNLEWLHGLDIAYDASTFDTDPFEPQPDGVRTIFPFWVSAHHSDNNKGYVELPYTLPQDFTLFVLFKEKSIDIWKRKLDWIFEHGGMALVNTHPDYMDFTNKAKNCSSYSVDYYIEFLEYVKTRYGNCCWHVLPRDLASFWTEKSHKERRERQ; translated from the coding sequence ATGAACCAGAGACTCGTGAACTCATACTATCAGATAAAGCCATATATTCCGAGATCACTGCAGATCATGATCAGAAGTCGGGTAACTCTGTTGAAAAAGTGGGTATACAGAAATACGTGGCCCATTGACAGAGATGCAGCAAGAACTCCCGCAACCTGGAGCGGGTGGCCTGAAGAGAGTCACTTTGCCTTGGTGCTGACCCACGATGTAGATACCGTGACAGGCCAGGATAAATGCGGAGAACTTGCCGAAATCGAAAAGTGCTTGGGGTTTCGTTCGTCATTCAACTTTGTCATAACAAACAAGGTATCGCACGAACTGCGCAATCTGCTGGAAAAAGACGGCTTTGAGGTAGGAATACACGGTCTTTGGCATGACAGGAGCTTGTATAAATCAAGGGGGGATTTCGATTATCAGGCAGGAATAATCAACACATATCTCAAAAAGTGGGGGTCTGTTGGATTTCGCTCTCCATCCATGCACCACAACTTGGAATGGCTTCATGGACTGGATATAGCATATGACGCCTCTACATTTGACACAGACCCTTTTGAACCTCAACCGGATGGTGTGCGAACGATCTTTCCGTTTTGGGTTTCGGCACACCATAGCGATAACAACAAGGGGTATGTGGAGTTGCCCTATACGCTTCCTCAGGATTTTACTCTTTTTGTGCTCTTCAAGGAAAAATCGATAGATATCTGGAAGAGAAAACTGGACTGGATATTCGAGCATGGTGGCATGGCACTCGTGAACACCCACCCTGATTACATGGATTTTACAAACAAGGCGAAGAATTGCAGCAGCTATTCCGTAGACTACTACATAGAGTTTCTGGAATACGTCAAAACTCGCTACGGAAATTGCTGTTGGCATGTATTACCGCGGGATCTTGCCAGTTTCTGGACTGAAAAATCCCATAAAGAGAGGCGTGAACGGCAATGA
- a CDS encoding lipid II:glycine glycyltransferase FemX: MSANSVAAKQNEKKVAARGVFLLDPLTDPRWDSFVEKHPFGKISHTSSWKRVLEDSFANMKGYYLALEDQSGTALKAALPLFERKGKLSGHRLVSIPHATLCDPLVSSGEDLSALIDAAVSLQQQKRITSIEVRSLDAFPLLDDKRISRHKFLKNHYIDLDKSQEELFRSFHRTCVRQRISRAENSDLRLVVGQDEMDLNLFFQLFVKTRKRLGFPPQPYRFFISLWQEFGATGKMSVLLAKRQQHILSGLILFKYRDRVSAEFLAWDAGCRDVSPNHFLFWEGIKAAHREGYSIFDFGATSPNNTTLMEFKKHWGTKIIDITHCYCPHQESDDYESKELSVQYKLTKKICPYIPDSVLIHLGSFFYNYL; encoded by the coding sequence ATGAGCGCGAACTCCGTTGCGGCAAAACAGAATGAGAAGAAGGTGGCTGCAAGGGGAGTTTTTCTCCTTGACCCGCTCACTGACCCAAGGTGGGACAGTTTTGTAGAAAAGCACCCCTTTGGAAAGATCTCTCACACATCCAGCTGGAAAAGAGTGCTTGAGGACAGTTTTGCAAACATGAAAGGCTACTATCTGGCGCTTGAGGATCAGAGCGGAACAGCCCTGAAGGCCGCTCTGCCTCTGTTCGAGAGAAAAGGCAAGCTGTCAGGACATCGTCTGGTCAGCATCCCCCACGCGACACTGTGTGATCCGCTTGTTTCATCCGGCGAAGACCTGTCTGCTCTCATCGATGCGGCAGTTAGCCTGCAACAGCAAAAGAGGATCACATCGATTGAAGTACGAAGCCTTGATGCGTTTCCATTGCTGGATGACAAGCGGATCAGCCGTCACAAATTTTTAAAAAATCATTACATTGATTTGGATAAAAGCCAGGAGGAACTGTTCCGCTCCTTCCATCGCACCTGTGTCAGACAAAGGATTTCACGGGCTGAAAACAGTGATCTACGACTCGTTGTCGGTCAGGACGAAATGGACCTTAATCTTTTTTTCCAGCTGTTCGTCAAAACCAGAAAACGTCTCGGCTTCCCTCCGCAGCCATACCGTTTCTTCATCTCACTCTGGCAAGAATTCGGTGCAACCGGAAAAATGTCGGTGCTGCTTGCCAAGCGACAACAGCACATCCTGTCCGGTCTGATTCTGTTCAAATACCGGGACCGGGTCTCCGCCGAATTTCTTGCCTGGGATGCCGGCTGCCGCGACGTAAGTCCCAATCATTTTCTTTTCTGGGAAGGAATCAAGGCAGCTCATAGAGAGGGCTACTCTATTTTTGATTTTGGTGCGACATCACCAAACAACACCACTCTTATGGAGTTCAAAAAACATTGGGGGACCAAGATCATCGACATAACCCATTGTTATTGCCCCCATCAAGAAAGCGATGACTACGAATCAAAGGAGCTTTCCGTTCAGTACAAACTCACCAAGAAGATATGCCCCTACATACCTGACAGCGTGCTCATTCATCTTGGCTCTTTTTTTTACAACTACCTGTGA
- a CDS encoding DUF354 domain-containing protein encodes MSVNSRILWVDLENSPHVPFFKPIIEELEKHGYRVVITARDCFQVCGLADLYGLPYTRIGRHYGKHKALKVVGAVIRALQMRNTLARPLPSLAIAHGSRSQLLAAKILHIPALQLADYEFSNKMPSFLSSDWIMVPETIPAGLHWRNTSRISTYPGIKEDVYVPTFKPQTGILSELGILEKEIVVTIRPPASEAHYHNPKSDDLFYATVNWLSGIDNLRMVVLPRNSSQAAHIGKTWPALIGEAKMVIPDRVLDGLNLIWHSDLVISGGGTMNREAAALGVPVYSIFKGEIGAVDKYLASTGRLTLLETADDITNKVLIQKWERPSSPDHNPRPALKVIVDKILELV; translated from the coding sequence ATGAGCGTAAATAGCAGAATACTGTGGGTCGATTTGGAGAACTCCCCCCATGTCCCGTTCTTCAAACCAATAATTGAAGAACTGGAAAAGCATGGGTACCGGGTTGTTATTACCGCCCGCGACTGTTTCCAAGTGTGCGGACTTGCTGACCTGTATGGCCTTCCTTACACACGAATCGGACGACACTACGGAAAGCACAAGGCGCTCAAGGTAGTGGGAGCCGTGATACGGGCTCTGCAAATGAGGAACACATTGGCTAGACCCCTCCCCTCCCTGGCAATTGCCCATGGATCCCGCTCCCAGCTACTCGCAGCAAAAATTCTTCATATACCCGCACTTCAACTCGCCGATTATGAGTTTTCCAACAAAATGCCATCTTTCTTAAGCTCAGATTGGATAATGGTTCCCGAGACTATTCCCGCGGGCTTGCACTGGCGGAATACCTCCCGCATAAGCACATATCCTGGAATAAAGGAAGATGTCTACGTTCCCACGTTCAAACCACAAACGGGTATACTGTCGGAATTGGGTATACTTGAAAAGGAAATCGTAGTCACCATCCGCCCCCCCGCAAGTGAGGCCCACTATCACAATCCTAAGAGTGACGATCTGTTTTATGCCACAGTCAACTGGCTCTCGGGCATCGACAATCTTCGTATGGTCGTATTACCCAGAAACAGCAGCCAGGCAGCACACATCGGTAAAACATGGCCAGCCTTGATTGGCGAAGCTAAAATGGTGATTCCGGACAGGGTGCTGGACGGCCTGAATCTTATCTGGCATTCGGATCTCGTCATCAGTGGTGGTGGCACGATGAACCGCGAGGCGGCAGCCTTGGGAGTACCAGTATATAGTATATTCAAAGGCGAAATTGGAGCTGTTGACAAGTATTTAGCGAGTACTGGCAGACTCACGCTCCTGGAAACAGCAGATGATATAACTAATAAAGTTCTTATTCAAAAATGGGAAAGGCCGAGTTCACCCGACCACAATCCCCGTCCAGCACTGAAAGTAATCGTTGACAAAATACTGGAGTTAGTTTGA
- a CDS encoding class I adenylate-forming enzyme family protein: MNSEARSLVHDFLENSAELRPDKTAVVHGEVRATYAQINSMTNELASWLLSQGVSAGDRIVILFKNSIEYIVSYYGVLKARGTAVPLNCDVKQDSLDAILREIRPKAILATGKLERILQETSSQSRKNSLMLISQPALSWRSDACTVVAWEDVVCGRTIDNPRLPISESELASIIYTSGSTGKPKGVMLSHRNITSNTHSIIQYLHLHEDDIQMVVLPFFYVMGTSLLNTHMAVAGTVVINNRFAFPACVIEQMATEHVTGFSGVPSTYAYLLHRSPLALFRDRLTALRYCSQAGGHMSRQTKEKLLQVLPPHTKLYVMYGATEAAARLTYVEPDHLTSKIDSIGRPIGGVTIRIMDEKGNELSPGVPGELVAQGPNIMLGYWMDSKSTSEVLDENGYHTGDMGFMDEEGYLFVTGRKNDLLKVGGHRISLQEIEDALMATELVMEAAVLGVDDPLLGAKLVAIAAPIEGKTDGKNVLARCQTILPKHKIPSEIRLVNALPKSANGKINRSGCRELLNSP; the protein is encoded by the coding sequence ATGAATAGCGAGGCACGATCACTGGTCCATGATTTCCTGGAAAACAGCGCGGAACTACGACCCGACAAAACGGCTGTAGTTCATGGAGAAGTGCGCGCAACGTACGCCCAGATCAACTCAATGACCAACGAACTGGCATCATGGCTGCTGAGTCAGGGAGTCTCCGCCGGTGACAGGATCGTCATCCTGTTCAAGAACAGCATCGAGTACATTGTCAGCTACTACGGGGTGCTGAAGGCCAGAGGGACAGCGGTGCCCCTGAACTGTGACGTCAAGCAGGACAGCCTGGACGCTATTCTGCGGGAAATCCGCCCCAAGGCGATCCTCGCCACCGGGAAACTTGAGAGAATCCTTCAGGAAACATCTTCCCAGTCACGGAAAAACAGCCTCATGCTGATCAGCCAGCCAGCGTTGTCCTGGCGTTCGGATGCATGCACTGTTGTTGCCTGGGAGGATGTCGTGTGTGGAAGAACGATCGACAACCCTCGGTTGCCCATAAGCGAATCTGAGCTAGCCAGCATAATATACACCTCCGGCTCAACGGGAAAACCTAAGGGGGTCATGCTGTCACACAGAAACATCACCTCCAACACCCACTCCATCATTCAGTATCTGCACCTCCATGAGGACGATATCCAAATGGTGGTCCTTCCCTTCTTTTATGTCATGGGTACCTCGTTGCTCAACACACATATGGCCGTTGCCGGTACGGTTGTCATCAACAACAGGTTTGCGTTTCCGGCGTGCGTTATCGAGCAGATGGCGACGGAGCACGTTACCGGCTTTTCCGGGGTTCCATCTACGTACGCCTATCTTTTGCACAGATCACCATTGGCTCTCTTTCGGGACAGGCTCACTGCCCTCCGCTACTGCTCACAGGCCGGTGGCCATATGTCCCGGCAAACCAAGGAAAAACTGCTACAGGTGCTGCCACCCCACACGAAACTGTACGTCATGTACGGAGCTACGGAGGCTGCCGCCCGCCTGACCTATGTCGAACCGGACCACTTAACAAGCAAAATCGACTCAATCGGCAGACCCATTGGGGGTGTCACCATCAGAATTATGGATGAAAAAGGGAATGAACTTTCTCCTGGGGTCCCAGGAGAACTTGTTGCCCAGGGTCCCAATATCATGCTGGGATACTGGATGGACAGCAAGAGCACCTCCGAAGTCCTGGATGAAAACGGATACCATACCGGCGATATGGGATTCATGGACGAAGAGGGATACCTGTTTGTAACCGGACGCAAGAACGACCTCCTGAAAGTGGGGGGACACCGGATAAGCCTCCAGGAGATCGAAGATGCTCTCATGGCAACCGAACTGGTTATGGAAGCGGCCGTACTCGGAGTTGATGATCCGTTGTTGGGAGCAAAGCTCGTGGCAATCGCGGCTCCCATTGAAGGGAAAACGGATGGGAAAAACGTTCTGGCACGATGCCAGACAATACTCCCCAAACACAAGATTCCATCAGAAATCAGGTTGGTCAATGCGCTGCCCAAGAGCGCAAACGGCAAAATAAACCGTTCCGGCTGTCGAGAGCTGCTCAATTCCCCTTGA
- a CDS encoding IS4-like element ISPepr1 family transposase codes for MQQIVAGVAAVENRIHSFFHNQGLGLFLRQSNIRKEKGVCLDTLFQFMLALAFTGKNLFRLIESADTPEGIGKDTVYRLLNSITANWRRFLLLLSARVIVQRLLPLTDETTTKVLIADDTLYSRDRSKCVELLARVHDHNTGRFMRGFRMLTLGWSDGNSFVPMALSMLSSAKEKNRLAPMHDGIDKRTNGYKRRQESMRKSTDVLVDMVSLVMTAGTKAQPLLLDSWFAFPATIRRIKALGMHTVCMLKDTGKVTYEMQGWPLSLKELYKSVRKRCGRAKVLAEVLVTIGSADQGIPVPAKIVFVRDRNSKRWLALLSTDTTLTAEEIIKLYRRRWDIEVFFKMAKSFLNLAKEFQSRSFDALIAHATLVCCRYIMLELAKRENADPRTLGSLFHAVCDEMRQIVYTEALALLLKLLEETLNSVIGLCKEQVKQLIERFVETLPAIFRERLLLLTQ; via the coding sequence ATGCAGCAGATTGTAGCAGGAGTTGCCGCTGTAGAAAACCGGATTCATTCGTTCTTTCATAATCAGGGCCTCGGCCTGTTTCTTCGGCAAAGCAACATCAGGAAAGAAAAGGGTGTTTGCCTCGACACCTTATTCCAGTTCATGCTTGCTCTTGCCTTTACCGGCAAGAACCTTTTCCGGCTGATCGAGAGCGCAGATACTCCGGAAGGTATCGGCAAAGACACGGTATACCGGTTGCTGAACTCGATTACTGCCAACTGGCGCCGTTTTCTGCTTCTGCTCAGCGCGCGGGTCATTGTCCAGCGATTGCTTCCCCTGACTGATGAGACAACAACCAAAGTGCTGATCGCTGATGACACCCTGTACAGTCGCGACCGCAGCAAGTGTGTTGAACTCCTGGCTCGGGTGCATGACCACAATACCGGCCGTTTTATGCGCGGGTTCCGGATGCTCACCCTGGGGTGGTCCGATGGTAACAGCTTTGTCCCCATGGCGCTCTCGATGCTCAGTTCGGCGAAAGAAAAGAACCGTCTTGCTCCGATGCACGACGGAATCGACAAACGGACCAACGGCTACAAGCGCCGCCAGGAAAGCATGAGGAAATCCACCGATGTGCTGGTGGATATGGTTTCCTTAGTCATGACGGCAGGGACCAAGGCCCAGCCTCTGCTCCTCGACAGTTGGTTCGCCTTTCCTGCCACCATAAGACGGATAAAGGCTTTGGGTATGCACACCGTCTGCATGCTCAAGGACACGGGAAAGGTCACTTATGAGATGCAAGGATGGCCGCTTTCCCTGAAAGAGCTGTACAAATCCGTCCGCAAACGATGCGGTCGTGCCAAGGTGCTGGCCGAAGTACTGGTGACCATAGGCTCAGCCGATCAGGGCATTCCCGTGCCGGCAAAGATAGTGTTCGTCCGCGACCGGAATTCGAAGAGATGGCTGGCGCTTCTTTCCACCGACACGACCTTGACCGCCGAAGAGATTATCAAACTCTATCGGCGTCGCTGGGACATAGAGGTGTTTTTCAAAATGGCCAAGTCGTTTCTGAATCTGGCAAAGGAGTTCCAGAGCCGATCCTTCGACGCCCTGATTGCCCATGCCACACTGGTCTGCTGCCGCTACATCATGCTGGAGCTGGCAAAACGGGAGAATGCCGATCCCCGGACACTCGGAAGTCTGTTTCACGCTGTCTGCGACGAAATGCGGCAGATTGTCTATACAGAAGCATTGGCATTGTTGCTCAAGTTACTGGAAGAAACCTTGAACAGCGTTATCGGGTTGTGCAAAGAACAGGTGAAGCAACTGATTGAGCGATTTGTTGAGACACTACCAGCTATTTTCAGAGAGCGATTGTTACTTTTGACTCAGTAA
- a CDS encoding acyl carrier protein: MRESEKIRAFIIDNFLFGEDRGLTNDSSFLEEGFIDSTGVMQLVSFLEDEFSIRVNDEELTPENLDSITRVTDFVERKLFPGSPFSSDSGRYGERGSG, encoded by the coding sequence ATGCGCGAAAGCGAAAAAATCAGAGCATTCATAATCGATAATTTTCTTTTTGGGGAAGACCGTGGCTTGACGAATGACAGCTCTTTTCTCGAAGAGGGATTTATCGATTCAACGGGGGTAATGCAGTTGGTATCGTTCCTCGAAGATGAGTTTTCCATCAGGGTCAACGATGAAGAACTCACTCCGGAGAATCTGGACTCCATAACCAGGGTAACAGATTTTGTTGAGCGGAAACTGTTTCCTGGCAGTCCATTTTCTTCAGATTCAGGCAGGTATGGCGAAAGGGGCTCGGGATGA